AGTTAATCCTTATtattgggaaaaaaaattacaaaatgtatAGATAATATtgggagaatttttttttgaaaacattaATGCGAGGAAACCAAAATAGCCTCCCTCTATTgctcatcacatatcaatttaaattataaaggcACAAAAAAGTAATAAgtatagaattaaaaaaaaaaaaaactaattttaaccaTTGTCTTTTTGTTAACAAATTAGAAGgagaaatcttttttttttttttaactttaattactTATGATGTTTGTCTTTATAGGACAAGTAAGtccaatttaaaaagaaaaaaaagtccaatttgattaaaatttgcaTTCACCTGGCTTCATTTTCCGACTATACGTGTTTGTGTTTTAGTTACAGAGGAGGGTGTGAAGTTTAGCACGAATGGAGAAGGAGATATACTCTGGTGCAGGTACAAGGTAAGATCTTGTTATGTTTAGCACCAAACCAAATTCTTACTTACTGTGTACGAAATTCACCTAATAACAAATTAAGATGGTTAGGACTGCTATGACGCACAGGAAGTTAAACTTATTCTGTTTGAAGTCACTAAGGTGTCCTGTGAACTTGAACGACGCACTAGTGATCCCATGATGACCCTCAGAGCCCTAGAAGGAGCGCTAGTCGTCACCTTCATCTTGTTCAGTTCTAAAGactgtttaattaatttgtgtaGCGCAAGACATTATCATATCTGAAAATAAGATGAATATAGACGACGATACTGGGTAGTGGGTACCTGCAGCTCAATATTCCCGAGGCAGTGCCCATTCTTGAGATGCCTTCAGCTTAATTTTCATTAATCCGCTTCTATTTGGGACACTCGTAGTTTTGCTTCCTAGCTACtccatttttctctatttttcttttttctttcattttaatattttgttatgttGTAGTTAGCATTCATGTTACCGACAAGGGTACTCTCATGTTTAGCACCATTGGAGATTTTGGGATTTCAACTGTACTCCGCAAGCACGAGGTATGTTCACATgttgactaattaattaattaattgcatgTTTATAGTACACACTAGCACCAAAttgctctttctctttctcttgcaTGTGGGTTTCTCAATTCACCTAATAacagaatattatggttaggaTTCTTCTTCGATCGATTGATTTAAACTGATGGgtggaatttatttatttgtttatttatgcaGCCTTTTGAAGTCACTCTGATAAAGATGACTCAGCCTGTGAGCCTGAAATTTGAAATGAGATGTGTGGACATGCTCAGGAAGGCAACGCTGTTATCTGATACACTCACCATCGATCAGCTTGTCAAAGGAGCTGCCGGCGGCTGTGTTTGTGTACAAAATTGCTGCCGAGATGGGTTGTGTTCGCTTTCACTTGCCGCTTTATTTTTTGCACACGTTTTCTGGATTTGATATAAAGTAGGACCTGGCACGAACAGTGTTTGCTGGGGTTCATGTGTAGCTAAAAGGAATCAAGCTTTGATGTTCTGTTGTTTTCTTGTCATTTGCGGTTGGAAAGCACTTTCTACTCTTGGTTTATAAGTGCTTTTCCAATTACGGCCAAATACAGTGAAAAGGCATCTTCAATCATGAATAAAATCCAAAGGCGTATATTTTTAAGCGCAAATACTAACAGAACAGTAAAGAAAGCATTGTGAATCTCCCTTGCTGTGATGAAAACCAAATACAAAAAAGTGTTGCCACGATCTAGTTTGGTAATTGTTTCAAAGGATGTCCATCGGTGAAGGAAAGGACTTCAAAAAGGTATACTTGGTAGATCAAGTTGATAATGGGACGTAACGTTTGCAAGTTTATCGACTTCCATAAATTTCAGGGTATTAATCTCTCTGCCTTCTGTACTCTGTTATGCTAAAAGAGAACAAACATACCGAGTTAATccttattgaaaaaatattacaaaatgtCTAGATAATATtgggagaaaaaaatatgaaaaacattAATGCGAGGAAACCAAATAGCCTCCCTTTCTCCATTgctcatcacatatcaatttaaattataaaggcACAAGAAAGTATTAAGTACAAAAAAGAaggtaaaaatgataaaatctaTCTAATGATAAATCAGGTCTGTAAAAGGAGGTGCGCTGGAACATAAGCAATGCGAAGAATTGGATGACTATAATCAATATCACTTACCCAGAACAATTTTAACTTCAGCATTAAATTAGTGCAAGTTTTTATCCCCTATAACAATAGATAAATAAACAGGCCGCACTATCTTGTACAGATTGTTGAATACTCGTTGAAACATTCTCCAAAGCCCAATAGCACAAAACGATCAAAGTTGAAGTAATGGCAATAGAACATCAGCAGTTGATGAATATGGTACAGTGATGAACTTCAACCACACGTATCAAACTTCAAGAAGAAAAGCATATCTTAAAGACCGATATGAAGaaaattttcattcttattgCCTCCAATCTTCACTGGCATAAACTGCTTGATCTCCGAGCTCCTCCTCAATCCGAAGTAACTATCAAAATTCAGATGGTAACTGTTATGCTTTTCCTTCGTTTCACTTTACAAACGAGAATACATACACGACAAATATCAACTTCATCTCTACATGAGACTCAGCTATTGCTTTTAATatgcattttattattaagaGAATCATATACAGATATTGCCATCAAGCCACATAGGGTGAGAAGCCTAAAGAGGAATAACATCTACAGATTACAGGTACTAACTAGTACGACTGCTATTGCAAAAAAACGACAGAACAAATTAGCATATTTACAACCAGCAATGAACAAAATTACAGGTTATAAAATCATCACTTAAACACTACTGATATCACAAatataccacctatcatagaaAACTGCCACCACCTTTCCATGGGAGAGGAATTGGTGAGTTGACAAAATAAGTTTggtaaatgaatttttttgaagtattcaagAATCATGACCATCATGCATGCAGTAAAACCATCAGCATAAGAATCAGATAGAGACCTGGTTGTACTTTTCTAGCCGTTCTCCTCTGCAAGGAGCACCTGCTTTAATTACACCAGAAGCAAGGCCAACAGATAAATCAGCAATGAAAGAGTCTATAGTTTCTCCACATCTATGAGATGTTACCACCCCCCAATGTGCTTCCTTTGCCAGCTTCACCACTTCAATGACTTCTGTAACAGTTCCTACTTGGTTGACCTAGATTACAATGGTAAATCACCACATTTTCAGtgtttattttcttcaataaaaaagaagaaaaagtacaGAGCAGTATATTTAAAATACCCTCCcaaatgatttataaaaataaataaaaagtggcAAAACTAAATTACAGGCAAGCTATGTTTagatttctttctcttttacataaactaactttttaatttacGATCTTGTATTTCCATGAAAATGATATTTGTGGATATCCAACACCTCAACTTAGATCTGAAACAAGATTGCTTCCAGTCCATGAACAACTAAGTttactatttattattaaaaaacaaaataatatcaaaaaattaaaacatgataAGATTAAATTTGTCATTAGGCAAAACAAACACTTGAAAGTTAATTGAAGAAACAGCAAGTTACCTTAAGAAGAAGGGCATTACAAGCAGACTCAGTTATTGCTCTCTCAATGCGTTTTGCATTTGAcatcaagagatcatccccaaCTACCTGCAGAACCATTCAAAATGAAGGGAAACTATAAAAACAGAAGTTCCAATCAGTAGCCAATAGATAAACTTAGCATCTCGGTGGTAATATGCAAATAACCTTTCTAATGCTCACAACCCCAATAAtgtgacaaaagacaacaattttatatgatattgtttttcctcccttgttCACATAGCCTGCTAATGAGTGAATATGGCATTGATACACTAACAATCAGTTggttattattttctattaaaaatatccattgctatcattaaaaaatatcatataatctCCAAAATGATAAGGTATACTTCATAGCATCAATCTTCTTTGGCTGCACAAGTTAACCAGGACAGAGATTGAATTCACATTAactcaaacaaaatattaatggattaaaaaataatacctgACAAATCCCAAGACTTGAGATATGCTTGATATGTTCCCAATCTTCCCTGTCAAATGGATCTTCTATTGACACAATAGGGTATTCtacaaattcaaaaagaaaaatccaaaataaacacaaagcataggctaaataatttataatgtcCCCCATCAGGAAAATACTAAGATAAACTGGTTTACCAGAGCATAGTTCCTTGAACAACTCTATCATATCCTCTGCTGACTTAAAATTCTGTCCAGACTTTTGAGGAGATTGGAAGTCCAGATCATATCTTTTACCTATATTAGGGAAAACACATATACACAACAGTAAAAACTGGTTAAAATTATTCTAAGGCAAAAGGTGCCCAAAAAGTACTAGGGGGTTTTAACACCATGAGATGAGGCAGGGTGCATCACAGAAAAAGGTGTTAGAGGCTGTTAGCAACTTagcattatatattataatattttgcaGCAACTTtccatataaattaattatctagtattaatattaaaaataaaacattaaaatgataaactATGACAATAAGTTGATAACAAGCTCTACAGATTAAAGTTCATAACAGTCGCTCATCATGCTCATCCTATTGGCTTTTTAATCTAACTCTTACAAACCCTTATTTTATCTCTCCCTTATTTTATCTCTCTGATTCTCTACAGTATGAAAACTCAACCAATCCAAAAGTGGTTACCTTgtaacacccccccccccctcccacaaaaaaaataaaaattaccacATACTGGGTCACATAATACTTGTGAAACCAGAGTTGCCAGATTCAGAAACAAAGCTGAAATGACACCCCTAAATAGAATATAAAGATGACATATTACCATGGCCCAGGATGGTCATTTGTATTTATGTCATTATTGAAGTACTATTATCAAATAAGAGTGCTATTTTTGCATCTCTTAGAAAGACTAGTTTTATTTTGCTACGACAGCAAAAGATAATTAATGGttcatattttcataaatgacgCAGTTAGCATAGCACTGCTGCAACACAGTCTCTCATTACAATAGCTATAAGCAAAATAGTAAAGCAagtatcaccaaattccatctTCTTAAGAATCTAAAAGCACACAAGTGAGAGAAACTTAGAAATACCTATGCAAAAATTTGTAGCAGCAACATCAAGAGCTATCTTTATTTTCTCATTATAACCAGTTCTGCTAATGGCCTCCTTCACAAGATCCAGGGCTTCTCTAAAGCTGATGATACTTAAACACAGTCAGCTAAAAGGTAGAAGTAAAATCAAAATGCTTAATATAACAAGAATTATTTGAGTGGAAAAATACTTAATGTCACAAGATTAGCCAAGTGCAAATTTCATAAATATCAagtgattttatatttaaaaaactataataGTTTGGTATTAAATCTTTAGTTGcttaaaaatttagataattagcTTCAAATAACATTAACAATAAGCAAAagcaaatacataaaattaatacaaccacccctttatattaaatttgataatatattcTCTTGAAAGTTAACTTAATCTATTAATCtactctctcttctttttcatttacaaCCCATATTCTTTGGAATTAATTCTTCATATCATGCTTAtaactttaacttttttatattttaatctaaacatCTTAGATTCTAGTTTTATATTTCAcctgaatttaaaaatattcatgcaCATAGGACACTAGCTGGTtttattaatcttaaaaaacagatgtaatcataattcataacatGCATTTACCATGTAGAAGAAAACATGGTAATTATAACATGCAGCAGTTCAAAATGTTGACTAAAAGAAAGTGCAAGTAAGATTAAGAGGCAAAATACAAATGAAATTCTTTTCATCACATATTTATCATAGATTTCAAAGGAACAGATAGATCATATCAATGTATCCAAGAAATCACAATAGACAGTAAGAGAAATTACAGCAGTAAAACCAGTAGTTTggagatattttttgtttttctttcctttcttctaaCATGGAGACTTTTTACCCcttttatattattcatttaatggTGAAGAATTGTACAGAAATTTGTGGTGCAGTGGTTCCATGTAATTGACCCCATAAAGTGGAAAGGCTTTATTGTTGTATTTAACAGTAAAGAATTTTCAAAAGCTGTAGAAATCCAATAAAAAGCTTGCCTGGAGATATTAGGAGCAAAGCCACCATCTTCACCAACATTACAGTTATGTGCACCATATTTTTCTGTAATGACAGCCTGCCCTTTTGtcatcaacaataaataaatgtatcaGCTTAAACACGATATCAGCAAGTGGCTATTAGGATTTTTAATCCATCATTGatcaaaaaacatatatatgggCTGGGAAACAACAGATTGGATTGTCAAATCAATTAAAACCAAATACCACCACCGTAGGAACAGTAAGCAACAACAAAGGAAGACTAAAGTAGTAATAACATAGGATCTACCGATCTAAATCATTATAAGCCAGGTAAACGACAATGTAACCAAACTCAATGCAACTAAACTTGATACGTTTCTAGTTTGGAAACATTGCAATGAGTGAAATtatgaggagaaaaaaaatccctaaagatagaaagtaaaagcaataggattgggtaaaaaaaagaagaaataaagcaAAACCACCTTTAAGTGATGATAGGTTTCGGTGCCCATTCGCAATGCTTCCTCAAATTTGCTTGCTCCAATTGGGAGAATCATGATTTCCTAATAGGAATTACGTAAGAAAGATTTCATAATTAAAAGAGTTTAAATCACTATGAAGCAGAAGAAACACAGATTAAAAAGAAACTATATCTGTTTTTGCTTGCTCAGAAAATAAAGAACAGAATTAAACACAATAATAAATTGCAAAAGTTATGCCATAAATAATTGAACAGGtgttaaaaacaacaaaaataattgaacatttgTCATTTAATTTCACTGTTCATTAGTTTCTTTAGAGGAAAGGAACACATCCCTAATGGAGGTAAGATTATTAAAACACTAATGAGAATGTCTAAGAAATTAAACTTCAACAGAAACTATACCTGAATGGCCAGGTTACTCCCAGCATGTTTTCCACCACTTATGACAGTAAAGGCAGGAACAGGAAGTGTTGGGCTGGTTTTTCCAGACAGGTCAGCAATGTGCTTGTAAAGTGGAACCTgtatatttttgtctttattttcatgATATCATGACTCAAACATATATACTTATTTTCCAGATTAAAAGTTAAAtgaacttataaaaatattaattgttaaagaGCCATGCCTCCTTTTCTGCAGCACCAGCTTTACAAGCAGCAATGGACACAGCTAATATAGCATTGGCTCCAAGTTCCCCCTGCAGAGAAAATCAGAAACAGAACAgataatacacacacacacacacacacacacacacacatatatatatataatcttacaAAAATTCGGAGAACTATATTGCTAAGATGAATTATTCAAACATGGATGCGCTAGTATCTGATCGCAACAAGTGtttgatataaaaatcaatgaCACCCACTGCCTTCATCAAGCTCTCCGAAGAATATAGAAGAAAGACAGTCACTAggaattatcttttttaaaaaaaatatattatgaactTGAACCattaaaaactgaaaaggaAACTAAGTATGCACATACTAAGTGAAATGCAAGTATGCAACTAATGCTTCCATAATATCTTGTATGAATTTATCATATTTCCAACAGCCAAACAAATTCTCCCACTAGCCTAAGTGAGCACTTTGTAAAAGAAATGGAaaatgaagagagaaaaaatagaacagTGAAAATATATGGAGATGGAGAAGGAAAACTACGACCTTCACCACTTAGAGTTGTTTCCGAGTAGCAACCTAGCAAGCACTAACCCAATTGTATCCATCAACATAACTAAGAAAAGCTAAACGTTATGTATCCTGGACTAATGAAAAAGACAGTAAAACCATACTATAAGACTATTCAACCTTTTCATAGCATTTTTCCTAATCACTAACCAAATTCATTTGGaaatgtaaaataatcaaaGCATTGAACAAAACAATATGTAATACGGTAAATTAACAGCCAATTGATTGAATTCATAgcagggagagaaagagagagacgTTAAATTACCTTCTTCTCAGTTTTGTCGAGGTCAATCATGGCCTGATCAATCTGCGACTGAAGCGTAGGATCCATACCGATCAACGCCTCAGATATTTTGTCATTGATATTTTTAACAGCTTTAGCCACGCCATTTCCGAGATACACTCCTTTGTCACCGTCGCGTAACTCAACAGCTTCATACCTGAAACGAATCATTAACAAACCAAATCGATAATTGAACGAGAgcgattgaaaaataaataaataaaaggcttACATGCTGGTGGAGTTGCCGCTGGGAACTGAAGCGCGGAACACGCCTTTGTTAGTATGCAAGTCGACTTCGACGGTTGGAATTCCTCTGCTATCGAGGATCTGTCTCGCCTTGATTTTCGTTATGAC
The genomic region above belongs to Glycine max cultivar Williams 82 chromosome 14, Glycine_max_v4.0, whole genome shotgun sequence and contains:
- the LOC100806538 gene encoding cytosolic enolase 3 produces the protein MSVQDYLDKHMLSRKLEDAVNAAVRAKTSDPVLFISNHMRKAVQSVITKIKARQILDSRGIPTVEVDLHTNKGVFRASVPSGNSTSMYEAVELRDGDKGVYLGNGVAKAVKNINDKISEALIGMDPTLQSQIDQAMIDLDKTEKKGELGANAILAVSIAACKAGAAEKEVPLYKHIADLSGKTSPTLPVPAFTVISGGKHAGSNLAIQEIMILPIGASKFEEALRMGTETYHHLKAVITEKYGAHNCNVGEDGGFAPNISSFREALDLVKEAISRTGYNEKIKIALDVAATNFCIGKRYDLDFQSPQKSGQNFKSAEDMIELFKELCSEYPIVSIEDPFDREDWEHIKHISSLGICQVVGDDLLMSNAKRIERAITESACNALLLKVNQVGTVTEVIEVVKLAKEAHWGVVTSHRCGETIDSFIADLSVGLASGVIKAGAPCRGERLEKYNQLLRIEEELGDQAVYASEDWRQ